A window of Chitinispirillum alkaliphilum contains these coding sequences:
- a CDS encoding Oligopeptide ABC transporter, periplasmic oligopeptide-binding protein OppA: MKGKGLAKLLVFIAIVCSLNSCGETSLYQRDETLYVGGAQWGSPCTFNPLAWWSAFPILSGGNNNIMYEHLLKYNILTGELEPLLATLHERTNEHISVIMNPAARWSDGEPLTAEDVVFTFGLSQENAGLPTSYVWDYISDIKVETIEEEGDSFELVKFVMTDAKRLSPLAVLSMMQSVWIVPKHVIQARLEELDGDISALQGERMSDDPVVSGPYTLDNFTNERIVLRRRDDYWGIDALYDGRKPNPKYIIHPILKGNSHFALALQQGTMDVTSTYIPRIWIRERHGVRTWYPEEPYYVAGSIPTIVLNVTKEPLSDVNIRRAMAHAINYADIAELAVSGYSEDLQPGLILPFGNEGRYYCAEDAQKYGRLFDPDKARQILKDAGYSSVIDSRGRLSYMLNADGERVPTVEIMSPAGWSDWEAIVRLVVRDMRAVGIDVRERFIDASTYWTSQPNGDFDMVMHTPAADLTPAHPLARFEAVMSSRDWAPIGTRMNENYGRYNNPNSEDYNSAVDSLIQLIPILTDEEEVKEAYRALNRHYMNDLPALTLVYRPEQYYQFSISNWENFPSNENPYAPPQTPTVGAARDMLWELQSIN, encoded by the coding sequence ATGAAGGGGAAAGGACTGGCTAAGTTATTGGTTTTTATCGCCATAGTTTGCAGTCTCAATTCTTGTGGAGAAACCAGTTTGTACCAAAGGGATGAGACACTTTATGTGGGAGGAGCCCAATGGGGGAGCCCCTGTACATTTAATCCTCTTGCGTGGTGGTCTGCGTTTCCTATCCTGTCTGGTGGAAACAATAACATCATGTATGAACATTTGCTTAAGTATAATATCCTCACCGGGGAGCTTGAACCCCTTCTTGCCACACTGCATGAGCGGACAAATGAACATATCTCTGTGATTATGAATCCTGCTGCAAGATGGAGTGACGGAGAGCCGCTAACCGCTGAAGATGTTGTTTTTACATTTGGTCTGAGTCAGGAAAATGCCGGTCTGCCAACATCTTACGTTTGGGATTATATATCCGACATAAAGGTTGAGACTATAGAGGAAGAGGGTGATTCTTTTGAACTGGTAAAATTTGTAATGACTGATGCCAAAAGGCTTAGTCCTTTGGCTGTGTTGAGTATGATGCAGTCTGTATGGATTGTGCCCAAGCATGTAATCCAGGCCCGATTGGAGGAGCTGGATGGCGATATTTCAGCCTTGCAGGGTGAAAGAATGAGTGATGATCCGGTTGTTTCCGGGCCATATACTCTTGACAATTTTACAAATGAGAGAATTGTGCTTAGGCGTCGTGATGATTACTGGGGTATAGATGCATTGTATGATGGAAGAAAACCTAACCCAAAATACATTATTCATCCTATTCTGAAGGGGAATTCACATTTCGCTCTTGCTTTGCAGCAGGGGACAATGGATGTGACATCTACATATATTCCAAGGATCTGGATCAGGGAGCGTCACGGTGTTCGTACCTGGTATCCTGAGGAGCCATACTATGTGGCTGGTTCTATTCCTACGATCGTACTAAATGTAACAAAGGAGCCGCTATCGGATGTAAATATCAGGAGAGCCATGGCTCATGCGATCAATTATGCTGATATTGCTGAACTGGCGGTTTCAGGCTACAGTGAAGATCTTCAACCAGGTTTGATTTTGCCTTTTGGAAATGAGGGGCGTTATTATTGTGCCGAAGATGCTCAGAAATATGGACGTCTGTTTGATCCCGATAAGGCTCGTCAGATACTTAAGGATGCAGGGTATTCTTCTGTAATCGACAGCAGGGGAAGGCTCAGTTACATGCTAAATGCCGATGGAGAGCGTGTGCCTACAGTAGAGATCATGTCGCCAGCCGGGTGGTCTGACTGGGAAGCGATTGTGAGGCTGGTGGTCAGAGATATGAGGGCAGTTGGAATCGATGTGCGTGAAAGGTTTATCGACGCTTCAACGTACTGGACTTCTCAGCCCAATGGAGATTTCGATATGGTGATGCATACACCAGCAGCTGATCTTACTCCGGCTCATCCTCTGGCACGTTTTGAAGCGGTTATGTCCTCAAGGGACTGGGCACCTATCGGAACCAGAATGAATGAAAACTACGGGAGATATAATAATCCAAACTCCGAGGATTACAACTCAGCTGTGGACAGCCTTATTCAGCTAATACCGATTTTAACAGATGAAGAGGAAGTAAAAGAAGCTTACAGAGCGCTCAACAGACATTACATGAATGACTTGCCAGCGCTTACACTTGTCTATCGCCCCGAACAGTATTATCAGTTTAGCATATCAAACTGGGAAAATTTTCCTTCAAACGAAAATCCATACGCTCCGCCGCAGACTCCTACGGTTGGTGCTGCCAGAGATATGCTTTGGGAATTGCAATCAATTAACTGA